The following proteins are co-located in the Calliphora vicina chromosome 2, idCalVici1.1, whole genome shotgun sequence genome:
- the LOC135951324 gene encoding proline-rich protein 2 — MNRLQWLLGFTLVACICFVGVQADSDSGSGSESNESGSKKHNKKHKYTAPAPPGPQHYDHPNYYNHPVYMPQGPPTPYGGYYPPPMPYYYGYPPQSPHPAGPMQPGNGPYGGYYNQPPPPAVQQPGPPQVPTGPMQPGYGGPYGGYYNQPPPPAVQQPGPPQVPVESAQGPQGFPGIPGGSSTINHSLKVNKEYKEDGHHYRPDGTPQE; from the coding sequence ATGAATCGTTTGCAATGGCTTTTAGGATTCACTTTGGTGGCTTGTATATGTTTTGTGGGCGTGCAAGCCGATAGTGACAGTGGTAGTGGCAGTGAAAGTAACGAAAGCGGTAGTAAAAAACATAATAAGAAACATAAATATACAGCACCAGCACCACCAGGTCCTCAACATTACGATCATCCAAATTATTACAATCATCCAGTTTATATGCCTCAAGGACCTCCCACACCATATGGAGGTTATTATCCTCCTCCAATGCCTTACTATTATGGTTATCCACCACAGTCACCACATCCAGCTGGTCCTATGCAACCAGGCAATGGTCCTTATGGTGGCTATTATAACCAACCTCCACCACCAGCAGTTCAACAACCAGGTCCACCACAAGTTCCAACTGGTCCTATGCAACCAGGCTATGGTGGTCCTTATGGTGGCTATTACAACCAACCTCCACCACCAGCAGTTCAACAACCAGGTCCTCCACAAGTTCCAGTTGAATCAGCACAAGGACCTCAAGGATTTCCCGGCATACCCGGTGGTAGCAGCACTATTAATCACTCTCTGAAAGTAAATAAGGAATATAAGGAAGATGGTCATCACTATAGGCCCGATGGTACACCAcaagaataa